Proteins co-encoded in one Candidatus Neomarinimicrobiota bacterium genomic window:
- the nadB gene encoding L-aspartate oxidase: MTPVKHSDFLVIGSGIAGLSFALKAAEIGSVTIVTKKEHKESNTNYAQGGIAAVWDSTDSYEQHVQDTLTAGAGLCDEEAVRTMVKEGPDRVRELIDWGVRFSKDGANDYALSREGGHSQSRILYYKDITGWEIERALVEATQNHPNITLLENHMAVDLITEHHTRHIADVDDLHCFGAYVLKISTGEVIPYGASNTMLCSGGAARAYLHSTNPDIATGDGIAMGYRAGAILANLEFVQFHPTLFYNPGNSSFLISEAVRGYGGKLLTGSGDRFMPKYDERAELAPRDIVARAIDTEMKKSGDSYVLLDITHKDAEDLKSRFPNIYQHCLEYKYDLTKEPIPVVPAAHYVCGGIDVDLNARTNINGLYTIGEVACTGVHGANRLASNSLLEAVVFSDRAIRWIASNRDEWVTVPRGDIPEWDDRGTKNAEEWVLISHDRQELQELMWDYVGIIRSNVRLKRAFRRVLVINEEVEDFYRRTKVTSELLELRNLAAVSYLMIRSALEREESRGLHYTTDYPETKEAEKHDTVIQRHARPWQTAK, translated from the coding sequence ATGACACCGGTAAAACATTCAGACTTTTTGGTGATTGGCTCGGGTATCGCAGGGCTTTCGTTTGCGCTGAAGGCGGCGGAAATCGGATCGGTCACGATCGTCACAAAAAAGGAACATAAAGAGAGCAATACTAATTACGCCCAGGGCGGCATTGCGGCAGTCTGGGATTCCACCGATTCCTACGAACAACATGTGCAGGACACGCTGACCGCCGGAGCCGGACTTTGTGACGAAGAGGCCGTACGCACTATGGTGAAGGAAGGTCCGGATCGGGTGAGGGAGTTGATTGACTGGGGCGTCCGGTTTTCCAAAGATGGTGCGAACGATTATGCCCTTTCCAGAGAAGGCGGGCACTCTCAATCCAGGATTCTTTATTATAAGGATATTACCGGCTGGGAAATCGAGCGGGCGCTGGTTGAAGCGACCCAAAATCACCCCAATATCACGCTGCTGGAAAACCATATGGCGGTGGATCTCATCACCGAGCACCATACACGTCATATCGCGGATGTTGATGATTTGCATTGCTTTGGGGCGTACGTCCTCAAAATATCTACCGGGGAAGTCATTCCTTATGGCGCCTCAAACACAATGCTTTGCAGCGGCGGCGCTGCGCGGGCGTACTTGCATAGTACCAACCCAGATATCGCCACCGGCGACGGGATCGCCATGGGGTACAGGGCTGGTGCCATACTGGCTAATCTGGAATTCGTCCAGTTTCATCCCACTCTGTTTTACAATCCCGGGAATTCGTCTTTTTTGATATCGGAGGCGGTACGGGGGTATGGAGGAAAGTTGTTAACCGGGAGTGGCGATCGGTTCATGCCGAAGTATGATGAACGGGCCGAACTGGCTCCCAGGGATATTGTGGCGCGCGCCATCGATACCGAGATGAAAAAGAGTGGTGACTCGTACGTCCTGCTGGATATTACCCACAAGGACGCCGAAGACCTCAAGTCCCGCTTCCCGAATATTTACCAGCATTGCCTGGAATATAAATATGACCTCACAAAGGAACCGATTCCCGTCGTACCGGCGGCGCATTACGTGTGCGGGGGAATCGATGTTGATCTAAACGCCAGGACCAATATCAACGGACTGTATACTATTGGCGAAGTCGCCTGTACGGGCGTCCACGGCGCAAACAGGCTGGCTAGTAATTCTCTGCTGGAGGCTGTCGTGTTCTCCGACCGGGCTATTCGATGGATAGCGAGTAACCGGGATGAGTGGGTTACGGTACCCAGGGGCGATATCCCGGAATGGGATGATCGGGGTACGAAAAATGCAGAGGAATGGGTACTGATCTCGCACGATCGCCAGGAGTTGCAGGAATTGATGTGGGATTACGTCGGAATTATTCGGAGTAATGTTCGCCTGAAGCGGGCGTTTCGGCGGGTGCTCGTAATCAATGAAGAGGTGGAGGATTTTTATCGCAGGACGAAAGTCACCAGCGAACTCCTGGAGCTCCGGAACCTGGCGGCAGTGTCGTATTTAATGATACGATCCGCCCTGGAACGCGAAGAAAGCCGCGGGTTGCATTATACCACCGATTATCCCGAAACAAAGGAAGCGGAAAAACATGATACGGTAATACAGCGACACGCTCGTCCCTGGCAAACGGCAAAATAA
- a CDS encoding ABC transporter ATP-binding protein, with translation MEASISLNNVSKQFQLRKVLKQVSFGVEKGTIFYLAGPSGSGKTTLLKILTTLIRPDNGTIYIQGLNLETRSKKIRTLTGYVSEENTLNPELTVFENLRLHGVLSGLTQDVASTRAMRNLDRFHLVERAHDYPPELSYGMQRRVVVARAMLHRPEILFLDEPTTNVDPDTRDTIWRRLQEIRGETTIFITARDLDAAEEFADRIIILAEGEVVIDGTADSLRTDSPRITEYLIRFKSANPQYEKVLESIEAIASLEGTDGREFTLQLNPGYGLETVLRNFNDEQIEDFAIQEPSLNDIMMDLIRRKMPVE, from the coding sequence ATGGAAGCCTCAATATCACTCAATAACGTTTCGAAACAGTTCCAGCTCCGAAAAGTCCTGAAACAGGTCAGCTTTGGTGTGGAGAAGGGCACGATATTTTATCTGGCGGGACCCAGTGGCTCGGGAAAGACCACATTGCTGAAAATCTTGACGACGCTGATCAGACCAGATAACGGCACGATATATATTCAGGGGCTCAATCTGGAAACTCGCTCGAAAAAGATCCGAACCCTGACCGGATATGTTTCCGAAGAAAACACTCTGAATCCGGAACTGACAGTGTTTGAGAATCTGCGGTTGCACGGGGTTTTGTCGGGATTAACCCAAGATGTTGCCTCCACCCGGGCGATGCGAAACCTGGACCGGTTTCATCTGGTGGAACGGGCACACGATTATCCACCGGAACTCTCGTATGGGATGCAACGTCGCGTGGTTGTCGCCCGGGCAATGTTGCACAGGCCGGAAATTCTGTTTTTGGATGAACCGACCACAAACGTTGACCCCGATACCCGCGATACTATCTGGCGGCGGTTACAGGAGATTCGCGGTGAGACCACAATATTTATCACTGCCCGGGACCTTGATGCGGCGGAGGAATTTGCAGATCGGATTATTATCCTCGCAGAGGGGGAGGTTGTGATCGATGGCACCGCTGACTCGTTGCGGACAGACAGCCCCCGGATTACGGAATACCTGATTCGGTTTAAGTCGGCGAATCCGCAGTATGAGAAGGTGCTGGAGTCCATAGAGGCCATTGCCAGTCTGGAAGGCACGGATGGACGGGAATTTACACTACAGCTGAATCCCGGATACGGACTGGAAACCGTTCTGCGAAATTTTAACGACGAGCAGATCGAGGATTTTGCTATTCAGGAGCCGTCTCTGAATGATATAATGATGGACCTCATACGCAGAAAAATGCCGGTGGAATAA
- a CDS encoding ABC transporter permease, whose translation MRKFLTLLSNEFAGALRHPNREVIPVLVFGLLSYLGLDLGVRNIIPEIQGTPAVTWYIPTVIAFMMMAMPFLQANEKIRKKAESGYLEHLRSTSTSPWVFVGAFVADAVVVSFAKTLILLAIYGILFTELGGFLPWVGILAVAILSGIAWSSLGIVVGLLRREQPGNSHLSAEALIPLLVITGLLYPVMVYPEHFEIVALVLPSTQAFELTRSMFGILEYQGWMLAALLGWGAAMLSLAVYSLHREDRR comes from the coding sequence ATGAGAAAGTTCCTTACACTCCTTTCCAATGAATTTGCGGGCGCTCTTCGACATCCCAACCGGGAGGTGATTCCGGTGCTGGTGTTCGGGCTCCTGTCCTACCTGGGGCTGGATTTAGGGGTGCGGAATATCATCCCTGAAATCCAGGGGACTCCGGCTGTCACCTGGTATATTCCAACCGTAATCGCCTTTATGATGATGGCAATGCCTTTTCTGCAGGCGAACGAAAAGATCCGAAAAAAGGCGGAATCCGGTTATCTGGAGCATCTGCGTTCCACGTCCACAAGTCCCTGGGTTTTTGTCGGCGCCTTTGTCGCCGATGCCGTAGTCGTCAGCTTCGCTAAAACCTTAATTTTGTTGGCTATCTATGGGATTCTGTTTACCGAATTAGGCGGGTTCCTGCCCTGGGTGGGGATATTAGCAGTGGCGATTCTCTCCGGAATCGCATGGAGTAGTCTGGGAATCGTCGTTGGTCTCCTGCGCAGGGAACAGCCCGGCAACAGTCACTTATCTGCGGAGGCTTTGATTCCGCTTTTGGTTATTACCGGCTTACTTTATCCGGTGATGGTCTATCCGGAGCATTTTGAGATTGTAGCCCTGGTTTTGCCATCAACTCAGGCTTTTGAACTCACTCGCAGCATGTTTGGGATCCTGGAATACCAGGGATGGATGCTCGCGGCCCTGCTTGGATGGGGAGCTGCCATGCTCTCGCTTGCAGTGTATAGCCTGCACCGGGAGGATCGACGATGA
- a CDS encoding HU family DNA-binding protein, producing MNKSELIDSMAEKGGITKADAERALNAFTDTVTETLAGDKDEKITLVGFGTFSTSDRAARTGRNPQTGETINIPATTVPKFKAGKSLKDAVKG from the coding sequence ATGAACAAAAGTGAACTAATTGATAGCATGGCAGAAAAGGGCGGCATCACAAAGGCCGACGCCGAACGGGCGCTTAATGCCTTTACCGATACGGTCACGGAGACGCTGGCTGGTGACAAAGATGAGAAAATCACTCTGGTTGGCTTTGGCACTTTCAGCACTTCCGATCGCGCAGCACGGACTGGTCGGAATCCACAGACCGGCGAGACCATTAATATCCCTGCCACAACTGTACCAAAGTTCAAAGCTGGTAAATCCCTGAAAGATGCCGTAAAGGGTTAA
- a CDS encoding outer membrane protein assembly factor, whose protein sequence is MTHRLVYLIMALVFTSTVGYSATDDEETVSGWSFGGVPAIAYNSDTGFKYGAVVNLYNYGDGSTYPDYLYSIYLEWTRTTKGSGQNIIFFDSEYLMPADIRITSELSYRTEQALPFYGFNGYQTQYHPDWEDEDDPAYRSRVFYRHERNVGRFMVDFQRKLLTDNLRWIAGTGYWNTNVASVDLEELNEGKPDDEQLPNIREFYDRYVDMGYITDAETHGGNTNYLKAGLVYDSRDNEPNPMRGIWTDLMLTAVPEFLFNDFSYTTLTLTHRQYFTIIPEDLSFAYRVGYQSVIGGDIPFFMLPFYQSSYKIEEGLGGAKSLRGILKNRIVGNSIGFTNLELRWKFYRGKLFGQNLYLALNGFVDAGRSFGEYGNSVYQNTHDPYREESPHISYGGGFRIALNENFIVAADYGIAADPQDGTSGLYISLGYLF, encoded by the coding sequence ATGACGCATAGACTCGTCTATCTGATAATGGCACTCGTGTTCACCTCAACTGTCGGATATTCTGCCACCGATGATGAGGAGACTGTCTCCGGCTGGAGTTTTGGAGGCGTGCCCGCCATCGCCTACAATTCGGACACCGGATTCAAATACGGCGCCGTAGTAAACCTTTACAACTATGGAGACGGTTCAACCTACCCGGATTACCTGTATTCCATCTATCTGGAGTGGACGCGCACTACGAAAGGGAGCGGGCAAAATATCATCTTTTTCGATTCGGAATACCTGATGCCGGCGGATATCCGGATCACCAGCGAACTGAGTTACCGGACTGAGCAAGCGCTTCCATTCTATGGTTTTAACGGCTATCAAACACAGTATCATCCGGACTGGGAAGATGAGGACGATCCCGCATATCGCAGCCGGGTCTTTTACCGGCATGAGCGGAACGTCGGGCGGTTTATGGTGGATTTTCAGCGAAAGTTACTCACAGATAACCTCCGGTGGATTGCCGGAACCGGATACTGGAACACCAATGTCGCTTCGGTCGATTTAGAGGAACTAAACGAGGGCAAGCCGGATGACGAACAACTTCCCAATATCCGGGAATTTTATGATCGATACGTAGATATGGGGTATATCACCGATGCCGAAACACATGGCGGGAATACTAATTACCTGAAAGCCGGGCTGGTGTACGATTCCCGGGATAACGAGCCGAATCCAATGCGTGGCATCTGGACTGATCTGATGCTGACTGCGGTGCCGGAGTTCCTGTTTAACGACTTTTCCTATACAACGCTCACGCTTACACATCGCCAATACTTTACAATTATCCCCGAGGATCTTTCATTCGCCTATCGGGTTGGATATCAAAGCGTGATCGGTGGCGATATCCCGTTTTTTATGCTCCCGTTTTACCAGAGTTCTTACAAGATTGAAGAGGGGCTGGGCGGCGCAAAATCACTCCGGGGTATTCTGAAAAACCGAATTGTCGGGAATTCCATCGGTTTTACTAACCTGGAATTACGCTGGAAATTTTACCGGGGAAAACTCTTTGGACAAAACCTTTACCTGGCCTTAAACGGCTTTGTTGATGCCGGACGATCATTCGGGGAATACGGGAATTCGGTCTATCAGAATACGCACGATCCATATCGCGAGGAATCACCCCACATTTCCTACGGCGGCGGATTCCGGATTGCCCTGAATGAAAATTTTATCGTCGCGGCCGATTACGGCATAGCCGCCGATCCGCAGGATGGTACCAGCGGATTATATATTAGTCTGGGGTATCTGTTCTGA
- a CDS encoding MFS transporter: MMANKKQINSWCMYDWANSAFATTVMAGFFPVFFKEYWSAGASVNESTAMLGLANSMASLIVAVLAPILGAIADQGSWKKRFLITFAYLGVLMTAGLFFVHKGDWVLASILYAIGILGFSGANIFYDSLLTDVSNDDNVDYVSAKGFSLGYLGGGVLFLVNVLMYLNPGWFGIPDGATAVRLSFLTVAVWWGLFTIPLIKWVPEVKRELPGDINFVVAGFRQFGNTFAKIRHMKVLFTFLIAYWLYIDGVDTVIRMAVDYGMSIGFEASSLIVALLITQFVGFPAALAFGHLGKRWDVKKSIYIAIGVYLAVTLYATMMNRTIEFYILAVVIGLVQGGIQALSRSYYSRLIPKNQSGEFYGFYNMLGKFAAIVGPVLIGGVGLLARNLLGFSENLASRVGIGSIVILFIAGWILLSIVDEEEGRREARILTEAGIITDDD, encoded by the coding sequence ATTATGGCAAATAAAAAGCAGATAAACAGTTGGTGCATGTACGACTGGGCGAACTCGGCCTTCGCCACCACGGTTATGGCCGGTTTTTTTCCTGTTTTTTTCAAAGAATATTGGAGCGCCGGTGCCAGCGTAAACGAAAGCACGGCGATGCTGGGATTGGCCAACTCCATGGCGTCGTTAATCGTGGCAGTACTGGCACCGATTCTCGGGGCTATCGCGGATCAGGGCTCCTGGAAAAAGCGGTTTCTGATCACCTTCGCCTATCTCGGTGTATTGATGACGGCCGGATTATTCTTTGTCCATAAAGGGGACTGGGTGCTCGCATCGATTCTCTATGCTATAGGTATCCTGGGGTTTTCCGGAGCGAATATCTTTTACGATTCACTCCTGACCGATGTCTCCAATGATGACAACGTTGATTACGTCTCGGCAAAAGGTTTTTCGCTGGGATATCTTGGCGGTGGAGTGTTGTTCCTGGTAAATGTGTTAATGTATCTGAATCCCGGCTGGTTCGGGATCCCGGACGGAGCCACGGCCGTCCGACTTTCGTTTTTGACCGTAGCCGTCTGGTGGGGCCTGTTCACCATCCCACTGATTAAATGGGTACCCGAAGTCAAACGCGAGCTTCCCGGCGATATCAATTTCGTTGTGGCCGGATTTCGGCAGTTCGGGAATACCTTCGCTAAAATTCGCCATATGAAGGTGCTCTTTACCTTTCTGATTGCCTACTGGCTCTACATTGACGGTGTGGATACCGTCATCCGCATGGCCGTGGACTACGGAATGTCCATTGGATTCGAGGCGTCGTCGCTCATTGTGGCGTTGCTCATTACCCAATTCGTCGGTTTCCCGGCGGCGCTGGCATTCGGGCATCTCGGGAAGCGCTGGGACGTGAAGAAATCTATCTACATTGCTATCGGGGTTTACCTGGCCGTAACTCTGTATGCCACAATGATGAACCGCACTATTGAGTTTTACATTTTGGCAGTAGTGATTGGATTAGTGCAGGGCGGCATCCAGGCGCTGAGCCGTTCCTATTACTCCCGGCTGATACCAAAAAACCAGAGTGGCGAATTTTACGGCTTTTATAACATGCTCGGCAAATTTGCGGCCATTGTGGGCCCGGTACTCATTGGCGGGGTTGGACTGCTGGCCAGAAATCTCCTGGGATTCTCGGAAAACCTGGCCTCCCGGGTCGGTATCGGTTCAATCGTGATCCTGTTTATCGCCGGCTGGATTTTACTCTCCATTGTTGATGAAGAAGAGGGCCGCAGAGAAGCCCGCATTCTCACCGAGGCCGGAATTATCACGGATGACGATTAA
- the smpB gene encoding SsrA-binding protein SmpB has product MAEDNIKIISRNRKARHDYTIHETYEAGIALRGSEVKSLRDGKASLSEAYARVIDGEVFLIGSYIKPYKHTGEHDRPDPRRDRKLLLHKREIRQLKKQTDIRGNTIVPLSMYFRDGYAKVEIGIGTGKRKFDKRQDMKERDARREMDRAMKKYN; this is encoded by the coding sequence ATGGCTGAAGACAACATAAAGATTATTTCGAGAAATCGGAAAGCCCGGCACGATTACACTATCCACGAGACGTACGAGGCCGGCATCGCACTCCGCGGAAGCGAGGTGAAATCGCTGCGGGATGGGAAAGCGAGTCTGTCCGAAGCGTACGCCCGGGTGATTGATGGTGAAGTGTTCCTGATCGGCTCCTATATCAAGCCGTATAAGCATACCGGAGAGCACGATCGCCCGGATCCCCGGCGGGACCGGAAACTGTTGCTCCACAAGCGGGAAATCCGGCAGCTGAAAAAGCAGACCGATATCCGTGGCAATACTATTGTCCCGCTCTCCATGTACTTTCGGGACGGATATGCCAAGGTGGAAATAGGCATCGGTACCGGAAAGCGGAAATTTGACAAGCGACAGGATATGAAGGAACGGGATGCCCGGCGCGAGATGGATCGGGCCATGAAGAAATACAACTAA
- the tyrS gene encoding tyrosine--tRNA ligase, whose translation MEILTADRQFPSVEEQMELYRRGAVSIIPEEELEEKIKDSIKTNTPLKVKLGLDPSRPDIHLGHTVVLRKLRQFQDCGHQVILVVGDFTATIGDPSGRNKTRPPMTLEETRVNGRTYFEQASRIIDPDKTRIVYNSEWLEEMSFRDVIELASNYTVARMLERDDFEKRYKAGEPISVHEFLYPLAQAMDSVELDADIELGGTDQTFNLLVGRTIQIAYGQEAQAILTTPLLEGTDGVEKMSKSLDNYIALEDPPEEIFGKTMSIPDNLIYKYFELLTDIPGDELESIKEQLDTGSVNPMNLKRRLGRELVALYYDREKGVEAEKQFDLVHKKKEVPDDIPEFTPETDEDGKAWIVHLITGADLADSNSQARRLIKQGGVRIDGEQVEDFGLNIEITDEFVLQVGKRRFVKIVPPEE comes from the coding sequence ATGGAAATTTTGACTGCAGACAGGCAATTTCCCAGCGTGGAAGAACAGATGGAACTGTACCGGCGGGGCGCCGTCAGTATCATCCCGGAAGAGGAACTGGAAGAAAAAATAAAGGACTCCATAAAGACAAATACGCCGCTGAAGGTGAAACTCGGCCTGGATCCAAGCCGCCCGGACATTCATCTGGGACATACGGTTGTTTTGCGGAAATTACGCCAGTTTCAGGACTGCGGACACCAGGTTATTCTCGTTGTCGGTGATTTTACGGCCACTATCGGGGATCCCAGCGGACGTAATAAAACGCGTCCGCCGATGACGTTGGAGGAGACCCGCGTTAATGGTCGGACGTATTTTGAACAGGCCTCCAGAATCATTGACCCGGACAAAACCAGAATTGTGTATAATTCCGAGTGGCTGGAGGAGATGTCCTTCCGGGACGTCATCGAGCTGGCCAGTAATTACACGGTTGCACGGATGCTGGAGCGGGACGATTTCGAAAAACGATACAAGGCCGGCGAGCCGATCAGTGTACATGAATTTCTTTACCCGCTCGCACAGGCGATGGACTCGGTGGAACTGGACGCGGATATTGAACTCGGTGGTACGGATCAAACCTTCAACCTTCTGGTAGGGCGCACTATCCAAATAGCATACGGTCAGGAAGCCCAGGCTATCCTGACGACGCCGCTCCTGGAGGGGACTGATGGCGTGGAAAAAATGAGCAAGTCGCTGGACAACTATATCGCCCTTGAAGATCCACCTGAAGAGATCTTTGGAAAGACCATGTCTATCCCGGACAATCTAATCTACAAATATTTTGAACTGTTGACGGATATTCCCGGGGACGAATTGGAATCTATTAAAGAACAACTGGACACCGGCTCTGTCAATCCGATGAACCTGAAGCGCCGGCTTGGGCGGGAACTGGTTGCATTGTATTACGATAGAGAAAAGGGTGTGGAAGCCGAGAAGCAGTTCGACCTGGTACACAAAAAGAAGGAAGTCCCGGATGATATTCCGGAGTTTACGCCGGAGACGGACGAGGACGGCAAAGCGTGGATCGTCCATCTCATCACTGGGGCGGACCTTGCGGATTCCAACTCCCAGGCGCGGCGGCTCATCAAACAGGGCGGTGTGCGCATCGATGGAGAACAGGTGGAAGACTTCGGCCTGAATATTGAGATCACGGATGAATTTGTCCTCCAGGTCGGCAAACGGCGATTTGTAAAAATCGTACCTCCGGAGGAATAA
- a CDS encoding alkaline phosphatase: protein MTLYFRKAGVVCAVFLIAASVIVGADKPKSVILVISDGTGVSQITSLRYAEEDFQFSRFSVVGLFTTHANDKLITDSAAGGTAFATGQKTNNGMVAMLPDGTRIQTVLELVEKQGKATGLVATSQITHATPATFSAHVEDRDNEMEIARQQAVAGIEVMLGGGQQFFAENDSGDLTKQMQEDGYRYISTKQTLESVNTQSTEKLIGLFAKKGMPTASKRDISLAQMTQTATEILDNDEDGFFLMVEASQVDWAGHDNDGPEVVAEMQDMNSALKWMLDYRESHPDVLVLWVSDHETGGMAIGYGVSGHEREGVNVDYGPTAQKGRMEFGWTSDGHTGQMIPAFAIGPGAEHFSGVYDNTDIGKRLFKLLRSD from the coding sequence ATGACTTTATATTTTCGGAAAGCGGGGGTTGTATGTGCGGTGTTTCTGATTGCAGCCTCGGTGATAGTCGGAGCCGACAAGCCCAAATCGGTCATCCTGGTAATTAGTGATGGGACAGGTGTCTCGCAGATTACTTCGTTGCGATATGCCGAGGAGGATTTTCAGTTTTCACGGTTTTCGGTGGTTGGACTGTTTACAACGCACGCTAACGATAAATTGATTACAGACTCGGCTGCCGGCGGGACAGCCTTTGCTACAGGACAGAAAACCAACAACGGAATGGTGGCGATGCTCCCGGATGGCACCCGGATTCAGACTGTGCTCGAACTCGTAGAGAAGCAGGGCAAAGCCACGGGATTGGTTGCTACCAGCCAGATTACGCATGCGACGCCCGCCACGTTCAGCGCCCATGTGGAAGATCGTGACAATGAAATGGAGATTGCCCGGCAACAGGCAGTCGCCGGAATCGAAGTGATGCTTGGTGGCGGCCAGCAGTTTTTTGCAGAAAATGATTCCGGGGACCTCACCAAACAAATGCAAGAGGACGGTTACCGGTACATCAGTACGAAGCAGACGCTAGAATCGGTCAATACACAGTCCACCGAAAAACTCATTGGGCTTTTCGCAAAGAAGGGAATGCCGACTGCCTCAAAGCGTGATATCTCATTAGCACAGATGACACAAACCGCCACAGAAATTCTCGACAATGACGAGGACGGTTTTTTTCTTATGGTGGAGGCCTCTCAGGTAGACTGGGCTGGACACGACAATGACGGTCCGGAAGTCGTCGCCGAAATGCAGGATATGAACAGCGCGCTGAAATGGATGCTGGATTACCGTGAATCCCATCCGGACGTGCTTGTGCTTTGGGTATCGGATCACGAGACTGGCGGTATGGCGATAGGCTATGGCGTTTCAGGGCATGAAAGAGAAGGTGTTAATGTCGACTACGGTCCGACGGCTCAGAAGGGACGCATGGAATTTGGCTGGACATCTGATGGTCATACCGGTCAGATGATCCCGGCATTTGCGATTGGTCCGGGCGCTGAACATTTCAGCGGCGTGTATGACAATACCGATATCGGAAAGCGGCTATTTAAACTGTTAAGATCCGACTGA
- a CDS encoding DMT family transporter, which translates to MYYLIIGIGIIAASFAAIFIKIADDAPALIIAAYRLALATLIMTPYAASRLKKQAGRFTRSSLKWNILSGVFLALHFATWIASLKFTSVARSVILVSTNPLFVSVLGWVFLKEKVKPLVVIGIIVSFAGIVIMSLGELTGVQASFTGDALALSGAFFAAIYLLTGRNVRQTISATTYSYIAYGIAAIVLVGMSLTAGLPWTGYSLTTWSMFLLLAIVPQIIGHTSFNYALRYVPAVIVALAILGEPIMSSTLAWFILGEQVHVNTFYGGVLVLIGVFLAVYRQEQN; encoded by the coding sequence ATGTACTACCTCATTATCGGCATCGGAATTATCGCCGCGTCGTTCGCAGCCATTTTCATTAAAATCGCAGACGACGCCCCGGCGCTGATCATTGCGGCCTACCGGCTGGCCCTCGCTACATTAATAATGACACCATATGCCGCGTCCCGCCTTAAAAAGCAAGCTGGCCGATTCACCCGATCCTCTCTGAAATGGAATATCTTATCCGGCGTTTTTCTTGCATTGCATTTTGCGACATGGATCGCCTCACTGAAATTTACCTCGGTAGCGCGCAGCGTTATCCTGGTATCGACTAATCCATTATTCGTTTCCGTACTGGGTTGGGTTTTTCTGAAAGAAAAGGTCAAGCCGCTGGTGGTCATCGGAATAATCGTCAGCTTCGCAGGCATCGTGATTATGAGCCTGGGAGAACTCACCGGCGTACAGGCAAGCTTTACCGGCGATGCCCTGGCACTCTCAGGCGCCTTTTTCGCTGCCATCTATCTGTTGACAGGGCGAAATGTACGTCAGACAATCTCGGCCACCACTTACTCATATATCGCCTACGGGATTGCAGCAATCGTACTTGTGGGAATGTCTCTGACTGCCGGATTGCCGTGGACAGGGTATTCGCTCACCACATGGAGTATGTTCCTCCTGCTGGCCATCGTCCCGCAGATTATCGGTCACACCTCATTCAACTATGCGCTTCGCTATGTCCCTGCAGTCATCGTGGCTCTGGCCATCCTTGGCGAGCCGATTATGTCCTCGACACTGGCGTGGTTTATCCTCGGTGAACAGGTGCATGTAAATACTTTCTACGGCGGAGTACTCGTACTTATTGGGGTATTTTTAGCGGTATATCGGCAGGAGCAAAATTAG